The following is a genomic window from Mycolicibacterium sp. TY81.
TCGCGATGACCAGGACGCGACGGTCCTGGGTGCGGTCGGCGACGAGCCGCAGCAGCTCCAGCGTCAGGCCGTCGGTGCGGTGCAGGTCGTCGAGGACGACGGCCAGCGGCTGCTGCTCGGCGACGGCGCTCAGAGCGTCGGCGACCGCCTGCCCGAGCCAGAACGTGCCCTGCTCGGCCGCGGCGCGGTCGTGCAGCAGCGGGGCCAGCGCCTGCCGGTCCTGATCCGTCGCATCGCCCAGCTCCCGGAGCACCTCGGTCCACGCCCAGCCCGCGGGCGCGCCGTGGACCTCCTGGCACCGGCCGTGCACGGTCCGCCAGCCTGCCGCGCGCAACCGGGCCGCGGCGGCCGCGGCCAGCGTGGTCTTGCCGGAGCCCGCCTCGCCGCCGATCCACAGCACCGCACTGACACCGGCGGCGACGCTGCGTGCCGCGGCGTCGATGGCTGCGAGCTCCTCGGCCCGGCCGTACGCGACGAGGCCCGCCGGTTCGCGCGGCGCCGCGTCCGGGACCTCCGGCGCCGTCGCCCGGACCGGCGCGGGCCGCGACGGTTCCAGATGGTCGGCCTGCCGCAGGATGTCGCGCTCGAGATCGCGCAGCGCGCGGCCGGGCTCCAGGCCCAGCTCGTCGATCAGGTGCTCGCGGGTGCGCCGCAGTACCTCGAGCGCGTCGGCCTGCCGACCGGTGCGGTACAGGGCGGTCGCCAGGACTGCGGCCGCGCCTTCGCGTCCCGGATGCGCGGCGACGTGTCCTTCCAGCGCCGCGACCGCGGTGCCGTACCGACCGAGCTCGACATGCGCGGCGGCATGGCTTTCCACCGCGGCCGACCGGAGTTCGGTCAGCCGTGCCACCTCCGGCACCGCCCACAAGGCGTCACCGGCCCCCGCGAACGGCTCACCGGCCCAGCCCGCCAGCGCCTCGTCGAGCAGCTGGGCGCGCCGCCGTGGGTCTGATTCATCTTGCGCCGCAGTCACTTTCGCTTCGAAGTACCAGGCGTCGACGGCGTCGTCCGGCAGCCGCAGGCAGTATCCGGGCGCGGCGCTGACGAGGATGCGGGCCGGTGCCCGGCGCTGGCGATCAGGCTCCAGGACGCGGCGCAGATGCGAGACGTAGACCTGCAGCGCCGACAGTGCCTTGGGCGGCGGTTCGCCTTCCCACAGGTCGTGGATGAGCCGGTCGACGGACACCGTGTGCCCGCGGGCCGCCACCAGCCGGGCGAGCAGCGCCCGCTGCATGCGCGCGCCCAGGTCCACCGGATCGGTACCGACCCAGGCCCGTACCGGGCCGAGCACCGTCACCCGCACCGGTTGTGCCACCGTCATGCCCCCGCCGACGTGGTTTCTTCTACTTGGGCTGTAACACCGAGGTGCCGACGTACGGCACCAACGCCTCGGGCACCCGGACACTGCCGTCGGGCTGCTGGTGGTTCTCCAGGATCGCGACCAGCCAGCGCGTCGTGGCGAGCGTGCCGTTGAGGGTCGCCGCCGTCTGCGGCTTGCCGTTCTCGTCGCGGTAACGCGTGGACAGGCGCCGGGCCTGGAATGTGGTGCAGTTCGAGGTCGACGTCAGCTCGCGGTAGGCCTGCTGCGTCGGCACCCAGGCCTCGCAGTCGTACTTGCGGGCCGCCGACGAACCGAGATCGCCTGCGGCGACGTCGATCACACGGTAGGGCACCTCGATCATGGCGAGCATCTGGCGCTGCCAGGCGAGCAGCTTCTGGTGCTCGGCCTCGGCGTCCTCGGGCTTGCAGTAGATGAAGGCCTCGACCTTGTCGAACTGGTGCACGCGGATGATGCCGCGGGTGTCCTTGCCGTAGCTGCCGGCCTCGCGGCGGAAGCACGACGACCAGCCGGCGTACCGCAGCGGACCCTCGGACAGGTCCAGGATTTCGTCGGAGTGGTAGCCGGCCAGCGGCACCTCCGAGGTGCCGACGAGGTACAGGTCGTCGGCCTCGAGACGGTAGATCTCGTCGGCGTGGGCGCCGAGGAATCCGGTGCCGCGCATGACTTCCGGCCGCACCAGCACCGGCGGGATCATCAGGGTGAACCCGTTCTCGGTGGCCAGCCGGACGGCCAGCTGCAGCAGACCGAGCTGCAGCAGGGCGCCCTGGCCGGTGAGGAAGTAGAACCGCGAGCCCGACACCTTGGCGCCGCGCTCCATGTCCAGCAGGCCGAGGGCCTCGCCCAGTTCGAGGTGGTCCTTGGGGTTCTCGATCTCCGTCGGCGTACCGACGACATCCAGCACCTCGAAGTCGCTCTCGCCGCCCGCGGGCACGCCGTCGATGATGACGTTGCCGATCGCCAGGTGTGCGGCGGTGAACGCCTCTTCGGCCGCGACCTGTCGGGCCTCGATGTCCTTGATCGCCGCGGACAGTTCCTTGGCCTTCTCCAGCAGCGCGGGCCGCTCTTCCGGCGAGGCCGCGCCGACGAGCTTGCTCGCCGCCTTCTGGTTGGCGCGTGCGGTGTCTGCCTCGGCGATGGCGGCGCGCCGGGCCGCGTCAGCGTCGAGCAGCGCATCCACGAGGCCGGGGTCTTCGCCACGGGACCGTTGCGATGCCCGTACCCGGTCCGGATCTTCGCGGAGCAACTTGAGGTCGATCACGGGCGTCAGACTACTTTTGTCGCCGCGGCCGTGGAATGTCGAGGGCCTCTAGCGGGGCCCGGGCACAACCACATAACAGTACAACTGCAACTCTTGTCACACGTCCTACGGCGGCTGTCACAATGGAACCGATGTTGGACGCACCCCCGGCAGTCGAACAGGGCCTGGACACGCCCCCAGACGCGCCGAAGACGACGACCACCTGGCGGCAGCGCATGCATGGCATGCATGCCACCGGGACGCAGCGCGCGCTCGTCCTCACCGCGCTCGGCGGACTGCTCATCGCCGGTGTCCTCACCGTCATGCCGGACGGCTCGCTCGGTCCGACCGGACTCGGCTTCAACACGGGCCGCGTCAACGCCGGCCGTGTCAGTGACACCCTCGACCACGCCAAGCCCGGTGAGTGCTTGAACTGGCCGGATCGCTCGCCCGACGCCGTCGAGATCGTCGACTGCAAGAACGAACACCGCTTCGAGGTCGCCGAGTCCCTGGACATGCGGACGTTCCCGGGCAGTGAATACGGCCCCGATGCCGCGCCGCCGTCCGACGCCCGGATCAAACAGATCAGCCAGGAGCAGTGCCAGAACGCGGCGCGCGACTACCTCGGCCCGCGCTACGACCCCAACGGCAAGTTCGCGGTCAGCCTGGTCTGGTCCGGCGACAAGGCCTGGAAATCCAAGGGCCAGCGCCGCATGCTGTGCGGCCTGCAGCTGCTCGGCCCGAACAGCCAGCAGCTGGCCTACAAGGGCAAGGTCGCGGACGTCGACCAGTCCAAGGTGTGGCCGGCCGGCACCTGCCTCGGCATCGACCCGGCGACCAACCAGCCCATCGACATTCCGGTCGACTGCTCGGCGCCGCACGCCATGGAGGTCACCGGCGCGGTCAACCTGGCCGACAAGTACCACGACGTCATGCCGGCCGAACCCGACCAGCTGGCGTACATCAAGGACAACTGCACCAAGGCCACCGACGAGTACCTGGCCCCGGTGCAGCTGCGTGCCACCACACTGACGCTGATCTACAGTTCCATCGCGCTGCCCAGCTGGACCGCCGGCAGCCGGCAGGTGTCCTGCAGCATCGGTTCGTCGCTCGGAAACGGCGGCTGGTCGACGCTGGTCAACAGCGCCAAGGGACCGCTGCTGATCAACGGGCAGTCGCCCGTCGCACCGCCGGCCATCCCGGAGGAACGGCTGAACCTCCCGCCGATCCCGGTCGTCGAGCCGCCGGTGGACACGTCGTCGCAGAGCTCGTCGTCGTCCTCGTCGTCGTCCTCGTCGCAGGGTTCGCAGTCCGGCTCCTCCAGCCAGTCGAGCCAGAACCAGCGCGACCAGCAGACGTCGCAGTCGCCGCAGGGCAACCAGCACATGCCCGGCCAGACCGACACCTCCAACCAGCACGGCAACACCACCCCCGGCGGCCCTCAGCAGCAGCAGGGCAACACATTCCTCAACGGCCCGCCGCCCGCGCCGGCGCCGCCGCCCGGATTCGGCGCGCCGCTGGACGGACCGCCGCTCGAGGAGGCACCCGCACCGGCGCCGGCCGGACCCGTGGGTGGGGGCGCACCCCCCGGACCGGTGGTGCCCGCGCCCGCGCCGTAGCCATGCCTGTCCGTATGGGGCAGCAGCGGTTCGAGGAGCTGGTGTCCGACGCGCTCGACCTGATCCCGCCCCGGCTCGCCGCGGCGCTCGACAACGTCGTGGTGCTGGTGCAGCCGCGGAACCCCGACGATCCCGGCATCCTGGGCCTGTACGAGGGCGTCGCGCTCACCGAACGCGATTCCTTCTATGCCGGCGCGCTGCCCGACACCATCACGATCTACCGCGACGCCCTGCTCGACATGTGCGACTCCGAGGAGGAGGTCGTCGACGAGGTGGCCATCACGGTGATCCACG
Proteins encoded in this region:
- the serS gene encoding serine--tRNA ligase yields the protein MIDLKLLREDPDRVRASQRSRGEDPGLVDALLDADAARRAAIAEADTARANQKAASKLVGAASPEERPALLEKAKELSAAIKDIEARQVAAEEAFTAAHLAIGNVIIDGVPAGGESDFEVLDVVGTPTEIENPKDHLELGEALGLLDMERGAKVSGSRFYFLTGQGALLQLGLLQLAVRLATENGFTLMIPPVLVRPEVMRGTGFLGAHADEIYRLEADDLYLVGTSEVPLAGYHSDEILDLSEGPLRYAGWSSCFRREAGSYGKDTRGIIRVHQFDKVEAFIYCKPEDAEAEHQKLLAWQRQMLAMIEVPYRVIDVAAGDLGSSAARKYDCEAWVPTQQAYRELTSTSNCTTFQARRLSTRYRDENGKPQTAATLNGTLATTRWLVAILENHQQPDGSVRVPEALVPYVGTSVLQPK
- a CDS encoding septum formation family protein, whose amino-acid sequence is MEPMLDAPPAVEQGLDTPPDAPKTTTTWRQRMHGMHATGTQRALVLTALGGLLIAGVLTVMPDGSLGPTGLGFNTGRVNAGRVSDTLDHAKPGECLNWPDRSPDAVEIVDCKNEHRFEVAESLDMRTFPGSEYGPDAAPPSDARIKQISQEQCQNAARDYLGPRYDPNGKFAVSLVWSGDKAWKSKGQRRMLCGLQLLGPNSQQLAYKGKVADVDQSKVWPAGTCLGIDPATNQPIDIPVDCSAPHAMEVTGAVNLADKYHDVMPAEPDQLAYIKDNCTKATDEYLAPVQLRATTLTLIYSSIALPSWTAGSRQVSCSIGSSLGNGGWSTLVNSAKGPLLINGQSPVAPPAIPEERLNLPPIPVVEPPVDTSSQSSSSSSSSSSSQGSQSGSSSQSSQNQRDQQTSQSPQGNQHMPGQTDTSNQHGNTTPGGPQQQQGNTFLNGPPPAPAPPPGFGAPLDGPPLEEAPAPAPAGPVGGGAPPGPVVPAPAP
- a CDS encoding metallopeptidase family protein, which codes for MPVRMGQQRFEELVSDALDLIPPRLAAALDNVVVLVQPRNPDDPGILGLYEGVALTERDSFYAGALPDTITIYRDALLDMCDSEEEVVDEVAITVIHEIAHHFGIDDERLHELGWG